The proteins below come from a single Drosophila busckii strain San Diego stock center, stock number 13000-0081.31 chromosome X, ASM1175060v1, whole genome shotgun sequence genomic window:
- the LOC108605246 gene encoding von Willebrand factor A domain-containing protein 8 — protein MLAKLQFRSSYLLRHSLQQGTWRRSWATTAKDSNATGGDTLTIGDISVPLSQPKQPQLVPQQYVSYAEDGSMQLTQTALHHLRWMLQKDALKQDMFLLGQPGPLRRQLAMQFLELTQRELEYVALSRDTTESDLKQRREIQNKAAIYHDQGAVRAALHGRVLVLDGVEHAERNVLPVLNNLLENREMHLENGKFLMAPKRYDKLLETHSAQQLEDWGILRVSEHFRVVALGLPVQKYKGTPLDPPLRSRFQSRHVLPYSFSELYDELHQLAPAVPGEQLKQLLTFALTLQKADEALQLPDFPMHNLRLAVQMLQANAALSLHDVIVMLYPYAAMLKSDQQKRVQELLTSLKIKRVRGQQVQRIASTLKAENSIELQLDELRLSLAKQSSDSVATTAPLSFVDLPHQRQTLAALLQAFALGDVCLLGEKGVGKLTLTKQLLQLLQQHAEPIMLYEDMTSRDLVQQRITNLAGDTIWRDSPLVRAAKTGAVAVLSGLQRLHKSTATVLQRIIQDRELQLCDGTQLLGSERYEALLRQGLSAAQLTARGVLPIHPGFRIVALAEPPAVGVGGAQPSWLTSEFLSLFLYQELRPLQQSEEQQLLTQLCGNGKLHKQMDKLMALAQLLRGAQDPLLKGLAGTLSTRQLLKLARRLDAYPNSDVHELLTNMFLMKFMPALSRAALLQAFHEVGIAAGSAAAAAEVRREISIEQQTLRIGETTLQLPCESQVQQSKVPSTLFYEMPQHVALLERLLQDYLIGEHLLLVGNQGVGKNKLIDRLLELMRRPREYLQLHRDTTVQSLTLQSTLRDGQVIYEDSALVKAVKTGHVLVVDEADKAPVNVTCILRTLVESGEMLLADGRRIVPAGASAAADANTIVTHPEFRLVVLANRPGFPFLGNDFFAALSDVFSCHAIDNPTPDSEIYLLQQYGPNVPKATLRMLVNAFGELRTLADEGLLNYPYSTREVVSIVKHLERYPQEHMAELVGNVLDFDRYQPEALQQVTQVLAKHGLPIEAYARDELQMLRQQKQLQALVKRDSGLGVSGPKFGKLDPKNEPHVGGNTWAGGSGGRDTAGLGGKGGPFRLDKGHQVHQLSDEEKADVPEEIKRAAREMNRKAFEQKLEEIKMSAHDHQLYAQFSEPNRKQVQQLKAILEAMQTKSKERQWQKYQTHGELDDTRLIEGIAGDKNIYRRRAEANPWADHMQEKPNRLKLVVDVSGSMYRFNGYDGRLDRQLEAVVMVMEAFEGYEKKIAYDIIGHSGEGWELPFVNVGSAPKNDKERFEAIRMMHAHSQFCWSGDSTVKAAREACSTLAAEQDYDNAIVVVLSDANLSRYGIAPKDLAQALKRGEPKAKGYVIFIGSLAEEAEEINKVMPAGQSFVCMDLSKLPQILKQIFTSSLL, from the exons ATGCTGGCAAAATTACAATTTCGTAGCAGCTACCTGTTGCGTCATAGTCTCCAGCAAGGAACCTGGAGGCGCAGCTGGGCGACCACAGCCAAAGATAGCAATGCTACTGGTGGCGACACATTAACCATAGGCGACATAAGCGTGCCGCTGAGCCAACCAAAGCAGCCACAATTGGTGCCACAGCAGTATG TTAGCTATGCGGAAGATGGCAGCATGCAGTTAACGCAAACAGCGCTGCATCATTTGCGCTGGATGCTGCAGAAGGATGCGCTAAAGCAGGACATGTTTCTGCTAGGACAGCCAGGACCGCTGCGACGTCAGCTGGCCATGCAGTTTCTGGAGCTAACACAGCGCGAGCTGGAGTATGTGGCGCTTAGCAGAGATACCACCGAGAGTGATCTGAAGCAGCGACGCGAAATACAAAACAAGGCAGCCATTTATCATGATCAGGGTGCAGTGCGTGCGGCGCTGCATGGCCGTGTGCTGGTGCTGGACGGCGTGGAGCATGCCGAGCGTAATGTGCTGCCCGTGCTCAACAATCTGCTGGAGAACCGTGAAATGCATTTAGAGAATGGCAAATTTCTAATGGCGCCCAAGCGTTATGACAAACTACTGGAG aCACACTCAGCGCAACAGCTGGAGGATTGGGGCATATTACGCGTCTCGGAGCACTTTCGCGTGGTGGCCTTGGGTTTGCCCGTGCAAAAGTACAAGGGCACACCACTGGATCCGCCGCTGCGTTCACGTTTTCAATCGCGTCATGTGCTGCCGTACAGCTTTAGCGAACTCTACGATGAACTGCACCAGCTGGCGCCCGCTGTGCCTGGCGAGCAACTGAAGCAGTTGCTTACCTTTGCGCTAACGCTGCAAAAGGCCGACGAGGCGCTACAGCTGCCCGACTTTCCCATGCACAATCTGCGTTTGGCTGTGCAAATGCTG CAAGCTAATGCTGCGCTGAGTCTGCACGATGTTATAGTCATGCTATATCCGTATGCTGCCATGCTGAAGTCAGATCAACAGAAGCGCGTGCAGGAGCTGCTGACaagtttgaaaattaaacGTGTGCGTGGTCAGCAGGTGCAACGCATTGCCAGCACGCTGAAGGCTGAAAACAGCatagagctgcagctggatgAGCTGCGTCTTAGCTTAGCCAAACAAAGCTCTGAcagtgtggcaacaacagcgccGCTCAGCTTTGTTGACTTGCCGCATCAGCGTCAAACGCTCGCCGCGCTGCTGCAGGCATTTGCTTTGGGCGATGTCTGCCTGCTGGGCGAGAAGGGCGTGGGCAAGCTGACGCTtaccaagcagctgctgcagctgctacaGCAGCATGCGGAGCCCATAATGCTATACGAGGATATGACCTCACGCGACTTGGTGCAGCAACGCATTACGAATCTAGCGGGCGACACCATTTGGCGCGATTCGCCGCTGGTGCGCGCTGCCAAAACCGGCGCCGTTGCAGTGCTGAGCGGACTGCAGCGTTTGCACAAGAGCACGGCCACAGTGCTACAAAG AATCATACAGGATCGCGAGCTGCAGCTATGCGATGGCACTCAGCTGTTGGGCAGCGAACGTTACGAGGCGCTGCTGCGTCAGGGGCTGAGCGCTGCGCAGCTGACAGCGCGTGGCGTGCTGCCAATTCATCCTGGCTTTCGCATAGTGGCGCTGGCGGAGCCACCAGCAGTGGGCGTAGGCGGCGCGCAGCCCAGCTGGCTGACATCGGAGTTTCTTAGCTTGTTTCTGTATCAGGAGCTGCGACCGCTGCAGCAGagcgaggagcagcagctactgaCGCAACTCTGCGGCAACGGCAAACTGCACAAGCAAATGGATAAGCTAATGGcgctggcgcagctgctgcgtggcGCACAGGATCCATTGCTGAAGGGTTTGGCGGGCACGCTGTCTACGCGTCAGTTGCTGAAGTTGGCGCGTCGCCTGGACGCGTATCCCAACAGCGATGTGCATGAGCTGCTGACCAACATGTTTCTGATGAAGTTTATGCCGGCGCTGTCGcgtgcagcgctgctgcaagCGTTCCACGAGGTGGGCatagcagcaggcagcgctgctgctgctgctgaagtgcGTCGCGAGATTAGCATAGAGCAGCAAACGCTGCGCATAGGCGAGAcgacgctgcagctgccgtgCGAGTCGCAGGTGCAGCAGTCGAAGGTGCCCAGCACGCTGTTCTATGAGATGCCGCAGCATGTGGCGCTGCTGGAGCGACTGCTGCAGGATTATCTAATAGGCGAGCATCTGCTGCTGGTGGGCAATCAAGGTGTGGGCAAGAACAAGCTCATCGATCGGCTGCTGGAGCTTATGCGACGCCCACGCGAATATCTGCAGCTGCATCGGGACACCACAGTGCAGAGCCTGACGCTGCAGTCGACGCTGCGCGATGGCCAGGTCATATACGAGGACAGTGCGCTGGTCAAGGCTGTCAAGACGGGCCATGTGCTGGTGGTGGACGAGGCGGACAAGGCGCCAGTCAATGTCACCTGCATTCTGCGCACGCTGGTCGAGAGCGGCGAAATGTTGCTGGCCGATGGACGCCGCATTGTGCCAGCGGGCGCTAGTGCTGCCGCCGATGCGAATACGATTGTTACTCATCCAGAGTTTCGTTTGGTCGTGCTGGCCAATCGTCCTGGTTTTCCGTTCCTGGGCAACGATTTCTTTGCCGCACTCAGCGACGTTTTCAGCTGTCATGCCATTGATAATCCCACGCCGGACTCGGAGAtctatttgctgcagcagtaTGGACCCAATGTGCCCAAGGCCACGCTGCGCATGCTGGTGAATGCCTTTGGTGAGCTGCGCACTCTCGCAGATGAGGGACTGCTCAATTATCCGTACAGCACGCGCGAAGTGGTGAGCATAGTGAAGCATTTGGAGCGCTATCCGCAGGAGCACATGGCGGAGCTGGTGGGCAATGTGCTGGACTTTGATCGCTATCAGCCGGAGGCACTGCAGCAGGTTACGCAGGTGCTGGCCAAGCATGGACTGCCCATTGAGGCCTATGCGCGCGACGAGCTGCAAATGCTGCGccagcaaaagcagctgcaggctCTGGTGAAACGTGACAGCGGCTTGGGTGTCTCCGGGCCCAAGTTCGGCAAGCTGGATCCCAAGAATGAGCCGCATGTGGGCGGCAACACTTGGgcaggcggcagcggcggACGCGACACTGCCGGGCTGGGCGGCAAGGGTGGGCCCTTTCGCCTGGACAAGGGACACCAGGTGCATCAGTTGAGCGATGAGGAGAAGGCCGATGTGCCGGAGGAAATCAAGCGTGCCGCGCGTGAAATGAATCGCAAGGCATTCGAGCAAAAGCTGGAGGAGATTAAGATGTCCGCCCATGATCATCAGCTGTATGCGCAGTTCAGCGAACCGAATCGCAAGCAGGTGCAGCAGCTCAAGGCCATACTGGAGGCCATGCAGACAAAGAGCAAGGAGCGCCAGTGGCAAAAGTATCAAACGCATGGCGAGCTGGACGATACGCGTTTGATTGAAGGCATTGCCGGTGATAAGAATATTTACAGACGACGCGCCGAGGCTAATCCGTGGGCGGATCATATGCAGGAGAAGCCAAATCGTCTCAAGCTGGTGGTGGATGTCTCTGGCTCCATGTACAG ATTCAATGGCTACGATGGTCGCTTGGATCGCCAGCTGGAGGCTGTTGTCATGGTCATGGAGGCTTTCGAGGGCTACGAAAAGAAAATAGCATACGACATAATCGGACACAGCGGCGAGGGCTGGGAGCTGCCCTTTGTAAATGTCGGCAGCGCACCCAAGAACGACAAGGAACGCTTCGAGGCCATTCGCATGATGCACGCCCATTCGCAGTTCTGCTGGTCCGGCGATAGCACCGTAAAGGCGGCGCGTGAGGCCTGCTCGACGCTCGCCGCTGAGCAGGATTATGATAATGCCATTGTGGTGGTGCTGAGCGATGCGAATCTGTCGCGCTATGGCATTGCGCCCAAGGATCTGGCGCAGGCGCTTAAGCGTGGCGAGCCCAAGGCCAAGGGCTATGTCATCTTCATAGGCAGTCTGGCTGAGGAAGCGGAAGA AATCAACAAGGTGATGCCTGCTGGTCAGAGCTTTGTCTGCATGGATCTCAGCAAGCTGCCGCAGATACTGAAGCAAATCTTTACCTCATCGCTGCTGTAG
- the LOC108605253 gene encoding kinesin-associated protein 3 gives MQFGFLFIFQLISGFVLFLIVIHYIYYIINAVTGGKTTSNQNQIGVLTTSTTQAQLAVAAEVAVAVTDATADKTNALRTKTTSAALIRYLKTSTTAAMQTNDDAKFIKKRWKGGSIEPHPTDKALIVNYQLEATVFGEPNNPMIEEKKHCQKIIRLRSLNARTDPAALAREVVDKCDLIHKSQLNDVEQIIFYLKNRKDNASNDVADNAHTQTRRSAALHSSHTRSARSHSGVAALSASTVGQVTGAVCAATPTAADVSINNIDEYVELLYEELSERIRGSAMILQIARNPDNLEELEKNEACLSALSRVLREDWRKSLDLSTNIIYIFFCFSTYTKFHPLIVQYKIGSLCMDVIDYELRRYETMRNELDVRKQPTNGSTPISAKASKEKLNRSTDDFLDIMNEEKPKDMEPPRRRIPELKQRPKSGNWSSFHGTMSSSLIKSQILNSSYHEALSAANANSNVAEPAAAESKAQSNESLDHNDPKVKKEEIDRLNKQLKIFAKKQEQLLRVAFYLLLNMAENVKLEEKMRRKNIVKMLAKALDRQNIDLLMLVSTFLKKLSIVGVNKDEMCALNIVAKLPRLFQNAHTDLVQVTLKLVFNLSFDAALRRKMIAAGYLPMLVMFINDEKHHGIAVKILYHMSLDDKVKPLFSHTECVQMATDAIILNLNVKVDLDLIALCINLSLQRRNAQIMVEGQRLHSLMDRAFKYQDALLMKLLRNLSQHESLQLLFIDYVGDLARILTICDDESFIVECLGILGNLALTDLDYSQILQNFQLIPWIRQLLVPCSRLDDLVLDTIVYLGTCACDELCALLFCRAKVVLSLIELLKAKQEDDEIVLQIIYVFQQILRHESTREYMIKETESPAYLIDLMHDKNEEIRKVCDYCLDIIAISDSEWAKRIKLEKFRNHNSQWLCMVESQQDHDNEQDYVDNNDDDNDLDTYLRSEYLDNCELYNSSNINNEPDNDSNSNNSNNPASPAYSRPVSTYRRSQDLDELYNMTSSSKSQGSSQGGNESSNYMFKSNKSLDAEAMHEDLLLA, from the exons ATGCAATTTggtttcttatttattttccaaCTGATATCGGGCTTTGTGTTGTTTCTAATTGTGATTcactatatttattatataataaatgcggTTACCGGCGGAAAAACAACATCGAATCAGAATCAAATTGGAGTTTTAACAACCAGTACAACTCAAGCTCAGTTAGCAGTCGCAGCtgaagtcgcagtcgcagtcaccgACGCAACAGCAGACAAAACAAACGCGCTTAGAACAAAAACTACATCAGCTGCGCTAATtagatatttaaaaacttcaacaacagcagctatgCAAACAAACGATGAtgcaaagtttattaaaaa acGCTGGAAAGGGGGCAGCATTGAGCCGCATCCCACGGACAAGGCATTGATAGTCAACTATCAGCTGGAGGCAACAGTGTTTGGAGAACCTAACAATCCCATGATTGAGGAGAAAAAG cattgtCAGAAAATTATACGATTACGCTCGCTTAACGCCAGAACGGATCCGGCGGCACTAGCGCGTGAAGTTGTCGATAAATGTGATCTCATACACAAATCGCAGCTGAATGATGTAGAGCAAATAATATTCTATCTGAAGAATCGCAAGGATAATGCCAGCAATG ATGTAGCTGATAATGCGCATACGCAGACGCGTCGCTCGGCTGCTTTGCATAGTTCACATACGCGCTCGGCGCGTTCGCACAGTGGTGTGGCTGCTTTGTCTGCCAGCACAGTGGGTCAGGTGACGGGTGCGGTGTGCGCAGCTACGCCCACTGCCGCTGATGTTTCCATCAATAACATCGATGAATATGTCGAGCTGCTCTACGAGGAGCTAAGCGAACGCATACGTGGCTCTGCTATGATATTGCAAATAGCACGCAATCCTGATAATCTCGAGGAGCTGGAGAAAAATG AAGCTTGCCTTAGCGCCTTGTCGCGCGTTTTACGCGAGGATTGGCGCAAAAGCTTGGATCTGTCCACcaacattatttatatattcttttgtTTCTCCACCTACACCAAGTTTCATCCACTTATTGTGCAATATAAG ATTGGCTCGCTTTGCATGGACGTCATCGACTATGAGCTGCGTCGCTATGAAACCATGCGCAATGAACTCGATGTACGCAAGCAGCCCACAAATGGTTCCACTCCGATCTCGGCCAAGGCGAGCAAGGAGAAGCTTAATCGCAGCACCGACGATTTTCTCGACATTATGAACGAGGAGAAACCCAAAGAT ATGGAGCCACCGCGTCGTCGCATACCGGAGCTGAAGCAGCGTCCCAAGTCGGGCAACTGGAGCAGCTTTCATGGCACCATGTCCTCGTCATTGATTAAGAGTCAAATACTGAACAGCAGCTACCATGAGGCGCTGTcggctgcaaatgcaaattcaaatgttgCCGAGCCAGCTGCAGCGGAGTCAAAGGCACAAAGTAACGAGTCATTGGATCACAATGATCCCAAGGTGAAAAAGGAGGAAATCGATCGCCTGAACAAGCAGCTAAAGATATTCGCCAagaagcaggagcagctgctgcgcgtTGCATTCTATTTGCTGCTCAATATGGCAGAGAATGTAAAGCTGGAGGAGAAGATGCGACGCAAGAATATTGTCAAGATGCTGGCCAAGGCGCTGGATCGTCAGAACATCGATCTGCTTATGCTAGTGAGCACATTTCTGAAGAAGCTAAGCATAGTGGGCGTAAACAAGGACGAAATGTGCGCATTGAATATTGTGGCCAAGCTGCCGCGTTTATTTCAAAATGCGCACACAGATCTGGTGCAGGTGACACTGAAGTTGGTGTTTAATTTATCCTTTGATGCAGCGCTGCGACGCAAGATGATTGCCGCCGGCTACTTGCCCATGCTGGTGATGTTCATCAACGATGAGAAGCATCATGGCATAGCGGTGAAGATATTGTATCACATGAGTCTGGACGATAAGGTGAAGCCGCTGTTTAGCCACACGGAATGCGTGCAAATGGCCACAGATGCCATCATATTGAATCTGAATGTGAAGGTGGATCTCGATTTGATTGCGTTGTGCATAAATCTTTCGCTGCAGCGTCGCAATGCGCAGATTATGGTCGAGGGACAGCGGCTGCATAGTCTCATGGATCGTGCCTTTAAGTATCAGGATGCGCTGCTGATGAAGCTGCTGCGTAATTTATCGCAGCATGaatcgctgcagctgctgttcatCGACTATGTGGGCGATCTGGCGCGCATCTTAACCATCTGCGACGACGAGAGCTTCATTGTCGAATGTTTGGGTATTTTGGGGAATCTGGCGCTCACCGATTTGGATTATTCGCAAATACTGCAGAACTTCCAGCTGATACCTTGGATACGCCAGCTGCTGGTGCCTTGCTCACGCCTGGACGATCTCGTGCTGGACACCATTGTCTATTTGGGCACCTGTGCCTGCGACGAGCTTTGCGCGCTGCTCTTTTGCCGCGCCAAAGTGGTGCTCTCGTTGATTGAGCTGCTGAAGGCCAAGCAGGAGGACGACGAGATTGTGCTGCAGATCATCTATGTATTCCAACAGATTCTGCGGCACGAGAGCACGCGCGAGTATATGATTAAGGAGACCGAATCGCCAGCCTACCTCATTGATCTCATGCACGACAAGAACGAGGAAATACGCAAAGTGTGCGACTATTGTCTGGATATTATTGCCATAAGCGATAGCGAGTGGGCCAAGCGCATAAAG CTGGAGAAATTTCGCAATCACAACTCGCAGTGGCTTTGCATGGTGGAATCGCAGCAGGATCATGACAATGAGCAGGACTATGTGGACAACAATGACGATGACAATGATCTGGATACATATTTGCGCTCTGAATATTTGGACAACTGCGAGCTCTACAATAGCTCCAACATTAATAACGAGCccgacaacgacagcaacagcaacaatagcaacaatccGGCTAGTCCAGCCTACAGCAGACCTGTCAGCAC CTACCGACGCAGTCAGGATCTGGATGAGCTTTATAACATGACATCGAGTTCGAAGTCGCAGGGCTCCAGTCAAGGCGGCAACGAAAGCAGCAACTATATGTTCAAATCGAATAAATCACTCGATGCCGAAGCCATGCACGAGGATCTGCTCTTGGCATAA
- the LOC108605255 gene encoding amphoterin-induced protein 1 gives MQLRRRRRNTNDISPVWLLLSLLLLGDCAADWLMDCGNCHCKWNSGKKTADCRNLSLSAVPENLSSELQVLDLSLNRITYIEQNAFLAAQLQNLHKLYIRNSSLQQINAHSFAQLEILIELDLSNNLLRELQPNVFARLIKVRALLLNGNLLQSLDAHAFHNLKYLHKIELKHNRLLRIDVQAFSDLPLLSQIYLDGNRLSFLRAASFDTLKRLTALSLDQNPWNCTCELQVFRDFVVHQNLYTPPTACYYPLELRGMLWIEDQPQAFACKPKIIYPARGASINTSKENVTLVCRVHGSPNTIVAWDYNKQLYRSNGDNERVHIQLLREQQQQQQLGQLGQQLAPAGNIFISRLTILGAVKSDEGIYTCLAENAGGKDAVQMSLLVQKSNSRDLLLHSNLFVVICLMSLGLLSVSVLLSMITCCIYRRFKQLHPSQHHAHLHQLNLSPQQQLTSTSTSDPLNGAPNIVIASTVDTSPSAASGAAAASDAAAAVENTSLSSYKHHPTTDRLQETSTTATPTNDMQQAHSKYADVILLGTGATSTLAKRSAQRQQLNDLYLKQKSTDTLSLRPTAGELSRASSRLALSSESHSEARITHEFDYQPDLLPEYRGKISTLRGAGNGNATNELPVLLPGSAGGGGGGGMGNNSSRSKYNINVQEYLQAKYGSVPRTNEEQRGNNNKQKHVNGHGYRQELELPSGASYKPRTLSQRANESAGANYALERHSKSLIAARIPAAPTENYSS, from the exons ATGCAGCTAAGGCGACGACGCCGCAATACAAACGACATATCTCccgtttggctgctgctcagtctgctgctgctgggcgacTGCGCTGCCGACTGGCTAATGGACTGCGGCAATTGTCATTGCAAATGGAATTCGGGCAAGAAGACGGCGGATTGTCGCAATTTAAGTTTGAGCGCAGTGCCCGAAAATCTCAGCTCGGAGCTGCAGGTGCTGGATCTCTCGCTCAATCGCATTACATACATTGAGCAGAATGCGTTTCTAGCAGCGCAACTCCagaatttgcataaactgtacatacgcaacagcagcttgcagcAGATCAATGCGCACAGCTTTGCGCAGCTGGAAATACTTATCGAATTAGATTTATCGAATAATCTGCTGCGTGAGCTGCAGCCAAATGTTTTCGCGCGTCTAATCAAAGtgcgtgcgctgctgcttaacGGTAATCTGCTGCAGTCACTGGACGCCCATGCGTTTCACAATCTCAAATATCTGCACAAGATTGAGCTCAAGCATAATCGCTTGCTACGCATCGATGTCCAAGCGTTCAGCGATTTGCCGCTGCTCTCGCAAATTTATCTCGATGGCAATCGCTTGAGTTTTCTGCGCGCCGCCAGCTTCGATACACTGAAGCGTCTGACGGCGCTATCGCTGGATCAGAATCCCTGGAACTGCACCTGTGAGCTGCAAGTGTTTCGCGACTTTGTCGTGCATCAGAATCTCTATACGCCACCCACTGCCTGCTACTATCCGCTGGAGCTGCGCGGCATGCTGTGGATTGAGGATCAGCCACAGGCGTTTGCCTGCAAGCCCAAGATTATTTATCCAGCACGTGGTGCCAGCATCAACACATCGAAGGAGAATGTCACGCTCGTTTGCCGTGTGCACGGCTCACCCAACACGATTGTCGCCTGGGACTACAACAAGCAGCTCTATCGCTCCAATGGCGACAACGAACGCGTCCACATTCAATTGCtacgcgagcagcagcagcagcagcaactgggaCAACTGGGACAGCAGCTGGCACCAGCTGGCAACATATTCATTTCGCGTCTCACTATTCTGGGCGCTGTCAAGAGCGATGAGGGCATCTATACCTGCCTGGCGGAGAATGCCGGCGGCAAGGATGCCGTCCAAATGAGTCTACTGGTGCAAAAGTCCAACTCGCgggatttgctgctgcatagcAATCTCTTTGTGGTCATTTGCCTCATGTCCTTGGGTCTGCTCAGCGTCTCTGTGCTGCTCTCCATGATCACCTGCTGCATCTATCGCCGCTTCAAGCAGCTGCATCCCAGCCAGCATCATGCGCATCTGCATCAACTGAATCTCTcaccccagcagcagcttaccAGCACGTCAACATCTGACCCACTCAATGGCGCCCCCAACATTGTCATTGCCAGCACTGTGGACACCTCGCCCAGCGCCGCATcaggtgctgctgccgcttctgatgctgctgctgctgttgagaaCACTTCGCTGAGCAGCTACAAGCATCACCCGACTACGGATCGTCTACAAGAGACTTCAActactgccacgcccacaaatgACATGCAACAGGCGCATAGCAAATACGCGGATGTCATCTTGCTGGGAACTGGAGCAACCTCAACGCTGGCAaagcgctcagctcagcgtCAGCAGCTCAATGATCTCTACTTGAAGCAGAAATCCACAG ATACGCTCAGCCTCAGGCCCACAGCGGGCGAGCTAAGCCGTGCGAGCAGCCGATTGGCGCTGAGTAGTGAGAGCCACAGTGAAGCACGAATAACTCACGAGTTTGACTATCAACCGGATTTGTTGCCAGAGTATCGTGGCAAGATTTCAACGCTGCGTGGAgctggcaacggcaacgcaACTAATGAGCTGCCCGTGCTGTTGCCGGGCagcgcaggcggcggcggtggcggcggcatgGGCAACAATTCATCACGCAGCAAATATAATATCAATGTGCAGGAATATCTGCAGGCCAAGTACGGCAGTGTGCCGAGAACGAACGAGGAGCAgcgaggcaacaacaataaacaaaagcatgtCAATGGACATGGATATAGacaggagctggagctgccaaGTGGTGCCAGCTATAAGCCTCGAACGTTGAGCCAACGCGCCAATGAGTCTGCCGGCGCCAACTATGCGCTGGAACGGCACAGCAAGTCTTTAATCGCTGCTCGAATTCCAGCGGCACCCACCGAGAATTATAGCAGTTAA
- the LOC108605271 gene encoding N-acetylglucosamine-6-sulfatase, with the protein MFFNLLFNCSVVLLCFLLSLALSADQLLPANAPNIVLVLTDDQDVELHGLYPLQQTVQLLGKHGTQFTNAYTSSPICCPSRASILTGQYAHNHRTINNSISGGCNGQFWRHTSEPQALPVLLQRHGYRTFFAGKYLNQYEGAEVPPGWQQFYGLHGNSRYYNYTLRENAHNVSYTDTYLTDLLSERAVEFIKSNGSSPFFAMIAPPAAHAPFTPAPRHAGAFALVHALRTPSFNAPAEDKHWLLSSGDKLDNVTVARIDKYFQQRWETLLAVDELVANVVAALNATSVLNNTFIIYASDNGYHMGQFAQPFDKRQPYETDTRVPLLIRGPGVPAGEYAHMPVSLLDLAPTMLEWVGLQAPSHMDGRSFGAQLQSPPPVNAAQLERTLLIEYWGEGNDDTYNPECPQQRSDHLAQCTPQAQCHCQDAWNNTYACVRDFRYKLNRIYCEFRDHENFVEAYDLYEDPYQLRNIANDLLPIERALYGIQLRKLSKCVGNKCWT; encoded by the exons ATG ttttttaatttgctatttaattgcagcgttgtgttgttgtgttttttgctAAGCTTGGCACTGAGTGCGGATCAGCTGTTGCCGGCAAATGCGCCGAATATAGTGTTAGTGCTTACCGATGATCAGGATGTGGAGTTGCATGGCTTGTATCCACTGCAGCAAACAGTGCAGCTGCTGGGCAAACACGGCACACAGTTTACTAATGCATACACAAGCTCGCCCATATGCTGTCCTTCCAGAGCGAGCATATTAACCGGACAATATGCGCATAATCATCGCACAATTAACAATTCGATAAGCGGTGGCTGCAATGGACAATTCTGGCGACATACAAGTGAACCCCAGGCGCTGCcagtgctgctgcagcgtcatGGCTATCGCACATTCTTtgctggcaaatatttaaatcagtATGAGGGCGCTGAAGTGCCACCCGGTTGGCAGCAGTTCTATGGGCTGCATGGCAATTCGCGTTACTACAATTATACACTGCGCGAAAATGCGCACAATGTGAGCTATACGGACACCTATCTAACGGACTTGTTGAGCGAGCGTGCTGTAGAGTTTATCAAATCGAATGGCAGCAGTCCCTTCTTTGCTATGATtgcgccaccagcagcacacGCACCTTTTACGCCTGCTCCACGTCATGCCGGCGCCTTTGCACTTGTGCATGCATTGCGTACGCCCAGCTTCAATGCACCAGCTGAAG ATAAACACTGGCTGCTGAGCAGTGGTGATAAGCTGGACAATGTAACAGTCGCGCGCATAGACAAATACTTTCAGCAACGCTGGGAGACGCTGCTCGCTGTGGATGAGCTGGTGGCCAATGTGGTGGCAGCGCTGAATGCTACAAGCGTCTTGAATAATACCTTCATTATTTATGCTTCGGACAATGGCTATCATATGGGTCAGTTTGCGCAGCCCTTTGACAAGCGGCAACCTTATGAGACGGACACAAGGGTGCCGCTGCTTATACGCGGACCCGGCGTGCCCGCTGGCGAATATGCGCATATGCCTGTTAGTCTGCTCGACTTGGCGCCCACCATGCTGGAGTGGGTTGGCCTGCAGGCGCCCAGCCATATGGACGGACGTTCTTTTGGCGCGCAGCTGCAAAGTCCGCCGCCCGTGAATGCAGCGCAGCTGGAGCGTACGCTGCTTATTGAATACTGGGGCGAGGGTAATGATGATACCTATAATCCAGAGTGtccgcagcagcgcagcgaccATTTGGCGCAGTGTACGCCGCAGGCGCAGTGCCATTGCCAGGATGCCTGGaataatacatatgcatgtgtgcgtgatTTCCGTTATAAACTCAATCGCATTTACTGCGAATTCCGGGATCATGAG AACTTTGTGGAGGCTTACGATCTGTACGAGGATCCCTATCAATTGAGAAACATTGCCAACGACTTGCTGCCCATTGAGCGCGCTCTATATGGGATACAGCTAAGGAAGCTCAGCAAATGCGttggcaacaaatgttggaCTTAA